The sequence below is a genomic window from Acropora palmata chromosome 5, jaAcrPala1.3, whole genome shotgun sequence.
CAGTCCAGCAGTCTGGCAGTCCAAGTGAAATCAGAGCAAGTGCTTATTAATCTTATACAGCCTGCATCTGGATATCAACAGCAGGATCCACAGCACAGATAAGCGGTTTATTATTGACCCTATTGAACctattgtaaatatttttaaacttaGTTCACTCGTTTGTTAATGCCGAAGTGCCGTATTTGTGTTAAACCAGTCAGTAATAATTGTCGCACTATTGAATGCGATTTATGCCTTAAGTGGTGCCATTTGAAATGCTCGTTCCTCATGCTTAAACAGTATAATGCTATTTCGGTGACTAATAACCTGTGGATTTGTCAAGTTTGTTGTCACAACGTTTTCCGTTTTCATGATCTTGATACTTCAGAACTTCTTGAACTAACGTTTAATTCGAACACTGAGTGTTTCTGTTCCTCTTCTATTGACTTCGCTCGTCTTGAAAATTTGCCTCATTTTGATTTCACCTCTTCCATTAGCAATCTTCCAAATCTAAGTGATCATGACCCCGATCTTAACATTCCTAGCCTTATAAACTCTAAGGCTTCTTATAGCTAACTCACTCAGATATTAAGTTAGGGACGATCTTAATACCTCCTCAGACCTTGAGGAGTCGCTGTGGATTGAAGTGCTGAATGgaacaaaaaagaatattGTTTGTGGCATCGTTTATAGACACCCAAATACTTCTTTACAATCTTTCCTTGatcatttctcaaaaattctTGATAAAGTCCATAAAGAATCTAAGCTTTCCATCATTATG
It includes:
- the LOC141882147 gene encoding LOW QUALITY PROTEIN: uncharacterized protein LOC141882147 (The sequence of the model RefSeq protein was modified relative to this genomic sequence to represent the inferred CDS: deleted 1 base in 1 codon; substituted 1 base at 1 genomic stop codon) — translated: MPKCRICVKPVSNNCRTIECDLCLKWCHLKCSFLMLKQYNAISVTNNLWICQVCCHNVFRFHDLDTSELLELTFNSNTECFCSSSIDFARLENLPHFDFTSSISNLPNLSDHDPDLNIPSLINSKASYANSLRYXVRDDLNTSSDLEESLWIEVLNGTKKNIVCGIVYRHPNTSLQSFLDHFSKILDKVHKESKLSIIMGDFNINLLNTDSHALTGEFINLLSYFF